GGTGTGGTAGCTTATGGTCATTCCTACATAGGCAAAGGGGTATCAATAGGTGCGAATACAGTTATCTATCCAAATGTGACTATTTATAGAAATTGCCATATTGGAAGAAATGTGATGATACACTCGGGAACTGTAATAGGTAGTGATGGCTTTGGTTTTACTCAGGTAGGTGGAAGAGTGGAAAAAATCCCTCAGGCTGGTGGGGTGATCATAGAGGATGATGTAGAAATAGGTGCAAATTGTACTATTGATAGGGCTACTATAGGCAATACTGTCGTAGGAATGGGTACAAAGTTAGATAATTTGATTCAGATAGGTCACAATGTTAAGATTGGCAAATTTTGTCTTTTTGCTGCGCAGACAGGAATTGCAGGTAGTACAACAATTGAAGACGGAGTGCTATGTGGTGGGCAGGTCGGTATATCTGGCCATCTTCACATTGGAAAGGGTGCAAAAATAGCTGCTCAATCAGGTGTTTCGAAGGATATACCACCTGGAGCTACTGTATTTGGATATCCAGCGAGAAATGCAATGAAAGTAAATAGAGAACTAGCTT
The sequence above is drawn from the Candidatus Neomarinimicrobiota bacterium genome and encodes:
- the lpxD gene encoding UDP-3-O-(3-hydroxymyristoyl)glucosamine N-acyltransferase; translated protein: MKFTLAQITELIKGKLEGDENIVITDVAEIQNAIDGQISFLHNPKYYKYIGVTKASAVIVPNNFKGSYKNLIYVDNPNYAFSLLIKKFRPEPSLPEPDVDKTAIISNKASVSNKAYIGPYVVIEEDAIIEDGVVAYGHSYIGKGVSIGANTVIYPNVTIYRNCHIGRNVMIHSGTVIGSDGFGFTQVGGRVEKIPQAGGVIIEDDVEIGANCTIDRATIGNTVVGMGTKLDNLIQIGHNVKIGKFCLFAAQTGIAGSTTIEDGVLCGGQVGISGHLHIGKGAKIAAQSGVSKDIPPGATVFGYPARNAMKVNRELAYISSLPNLFKKVKEIEEKLKKGTENEK